The DNA region CCCCGTGTCGAAACAAAACGGCAGTTTCGGGAAAACCGACGGGTCCAGTCTGCCGTCATCATCCAGCGGCagcggaggtggtggttcttCGGAGGaagatgcggaggaggtagatTCGGTCGTCGTCGCAACAGTCTCGCCAGCAATTGTGTCATTATTGTCCGTCGAATACAGCAACGGAGCCGCAGTCCGGAATGTCGCCCGCTGACTCGGCGTTGGCAGCGTCTCATGTAGCAATGTCGGAAACTTCGGACGAGGGGGCCATGGTGATCGCAGGACCAGGGCCGCCGGAACCGCCGCCCTCAATCGCGCGTGTGTTGTCGGGGCTTTGAGCAATCGGGGAACTAGTCTTCTCATTCCAGCGAGAGCGGCGCGCTGTCTCAATCAGCCGTGACGCTGGCGAGCAGCGAGCAGCATTCGAGATGTAATTGCAAGCGTGCGAACGTGTTCGATcgaggggtgggttgggttgaaTCCAAAAGGTTGGAAACCGGGAGGTGTACGACAGGTGCGCAGGGATGAGGGATGGTCGAAGGTCAAATGGAGCCTTGGGCTTATCTTATCAAAGCGAACAAATGGTTTGAGGCTCGATGACATCCCAATCGTCTTGGAGATGCAGGGTCCTTGTTGTGCTGTCGCCACACAAAAGCTTTGGTAAGGTAGCTGGCAAAGTGGGGCCAGTCCGGCAGCCGGGGGCCGGACTCCGCACTAAGTGGGCTCTTACACAGAATCGGCCCGGGACTGCGATCCAACGGCCGCCCAAAGAGGCAAGAGTTGAAGATGTGTTCGTCCTTACTGGATAGCTGCTGCTCTGAATGTGGCTGACAGGCGAGTATCATAGCAATGGTGAAGAATCAGAGTGGTATCAGGCATCTAAACATTAGATGAACAGGACCATCGTTTACACAACCGATCTCAACATGTCACAGTGGTTCGACGGACTCTGGCAACAAGTTGAACAGTTGAAACAAACTTATTATATCGGACCGTGTGGTATGAACGCCGCACAGCCGTACAACTAAGTACAACTAAGAAAGACCAAACGCCAAAGCAGCAATGATAAAGCTGAATGTATGGATGAAAACCCGACCAACGCTAACCATAATGCTCGTAGCAATCTAGCCTTCCACTTTGCTCCCATCAACTGGCCATGTTCTGAAACCACAACATCCACCCTTGAAtccaagaaaagaaaaaaaacaacgcCGTGTGGCCCAAAAATCCAAAATTGTTGCCTGCTCTGGAAAAACTTTTTGAGTGTGTAAAAAACCAAGCTAACTCGTAGGTATGAAATGTTGGGAAGCCCTGTCGTGATCTATCCTGTCATTATCTCGATAGAAAGAATGTCATCTGCTTGCATGAACGTCGTTCAACCGTCAAACCCGTCCCCCGCCCTGTGGCTACTCGCAGCCTCAACTCGAGCCGCTATCCGACTCAAATGTCTTCACCAAatccttgaccttgaccctCTTCTAGAAAGCCTGGCCTTGAAACGTCATTCTTCCCGGCGTCCCAGATCGAGGACCGCCGGGCACCGTAGCCGCTGCAAACGGAGCctgtggtggcggcgagtTGCTCATTCCTAACCCTATTTGCCCTTGCTGtccccatccaccgccaGACGCAAACGCTTGGTTAACCGGAGGCGCGCCACTCAGTGAGCCATGTTGAGACATTCCTTGGTGAGGCCATGACTGTGGCCCATACTGAAGGGGAAACTGGGGGCGAGGGGAGCCTTGGTATTGAGCTGCAAAATGAGCCTGTTGCTGAGCGAAAGCAGCCTGGGCAGCTCGCTGCGCCTGTTGATGCTGCTCCCGATTTCGTTGATCAATAGCATGCGCAACAGCTTGGCCACCGATCCCTTGCCTCATCTGAGCCCTTTCACGCTCGCGCGCCTCAATTGCACCGACCAGGCCAACCTTGGCCTGGGGAGCGTTCTTGTTGCCAGCGATGGCAATGAGAGGGCTGCCCGTCATCCTCGCGACGTGTTCTTGCTCGCGTGCCGACAAGTGCGACGAGACTTCGCCGCTGGACAGAGCAAGCATCCCAGCCTGGCTCACAGGGCGACCAGATGAGAGTAGGTCAGCCGAATTCGACCGCGAATGGGATGCTGGATTACTGTTTGGCCGCTTGTATGGGGATGTAGGGGTACCCGCTCGAAACTCGTTGAGAGTGTAGCCCGAGGGGTTACGCTGATGCATAGTCGCACGTTGTTGGACAAACTGTTCAGGGGAAATTGATCTATCAATGGATGTGCTGGGGCCTGCTACGACACCCGGTTGCCAGGCCACGCTTCGACGGAAGGAATCGCTCGATTCTTGACGCCGATGGCAATACGCAGGACCAGGGCCAGGAGATTTTCTACCAGAGGGTGTGGTTGCATGACGTGGGGATTCCATTCCAGATCCAGAATCAGCTCCGTGTGAAGAGCCTGGTGCCGACAACACCTTCCCAGGTGGAAGTGCTCCATAGTTCAAAGTCCGCCCAAAATCGATATCTGGAATTTTGTACCCTTCTCCAGCCTTGACACCAGAGACAGGCGCATCCTCACCCGTGGACTTGAGCACGCCGATCCGCGGCCGTTCCGTCGATCTCACTGGCAGTTCTATCGAACCCCGGTGCGTGCTAGCGTAATCAGGGCTTACTGTGGAAGCGCCATCATCGAAATGACTTTCTGACCTGTTTGGAAGGGGCGGGGAAAAGGAGATGGGAGAGACTGGTTCCTGGTTCTTGTGCTGTAGGCTGGTGGTTCTAGCAGGCAGAGGTTTGCGATGAATCGGGGACCTTTCTGGAAAATTGAACGCCATATCAGCCCTGGAAGGCGGTGGGGTCTGCCGGCCGCTAGGAGGGCCCGAAGACTGTGTTGTTTGATTTCCATGTGACTTTTGACTCATTGCAGGGCGCATGTCGGAGTCAGTGGGACAGGGGCCGGTTGATGGACCAGAGTTCATGTGTCGCGTGGTGTTGCTATCGGGACCTAGGACGGAATGTTTTAGGGGAGAATCTGACTGGTTTTGTAACGAATCCAGGCGCGGTGGAAGGGACCCAGGAGAGCCTTGGTAGGTAGTGGGAGCTGTCAAAACTTCACGAGATCCATTGTAATTAGCATCTGATTCCATGATAACGGCGCTGGTGGTTTTTGTCTGTACCGGTTGACCTCGTGGGCCGTTGTATCCAGATTGCGGGCTCATCGCGTAGTCGCCGCGCAGCTGCTCATCCGGGTATCCTCCAGGTCCCAAGCCTCCTGCGTTGGCCAGCTGGGAAAGCGTAGTGTCGGATAACCTGTTGTGTTCCCGACGCAACTCAGGTGAAGGTTGGGGCTTGGGATAAGGCCGAGATTCTGCACCATGAGCAaatgctggagggggagcgaCCGGCTCGGGGGTCATCATCCGCTGCATTTCGTTCAGGTTGTAGCCAGTCATGCCTCTAGGATATTCATCCTCGGAGCTGACCCTCTCCGGGGTGGGCGCCAAATCGCTTGCAAATGTCCTGGCTCGGTCAGCGGGGCGCATTGCCGAAGGGCCGACTGCATGATGATCCATATCATAAGGGTAAGGTGAGTGGTTCTCGAGCTGGGTATCCGAGATGTTGCGCGTGTGCTTGCCGTGACCGGCCATAGCGTATGGTGCCCTCTCCCTGTTAGCATCT from Podospora pseudoanserina strain CBS 124.78 chromosome 1, whole genome shotgun sequence includes:
- a CDS encoding hypothetical protein (COG:T; EggNog:ENOG503NX0R), translating into MARQGRVRSFIAQFTPRRDSGTPTPAPASPPKSIESSCQSSPIPSKPDSRLDTSVTSPSSSPPFQTSPTLQGSPTLQESSESELPPDSTAETTPISSPEDEHAPVVKRLPPSPPPSPRPKANRRERPRSLSQTYRPLIMELSSQTPAEFLPIFSLLNSHSNKLYQEGYFLKLDDQDIKGKPNPDRTWTECFAQLVGTVLSLWDAAELDAAGDDGEVLPKFINLTDASIKMIESLPTRSADEQPLQNILSISTAGRNRYLLHFNSHHSLIQWTSGIRLAMYEHSTLQEAYTGAVVAGKGKTLNSINIIMERARVPVQEYVRVRFGAGVPWRRCWCVIEPPSEKEYQKAQKEHKKRSAYDRSHAPILKGEIRFFDTKKEAEKKKKHQKPIATITDAYAAYAIYPQAKALIDGSTLLKIEGDIHIHSEPPSSTEGFVFIMPESHPMVPGFEMLLRFLFPTWDTFGLYGRPGRLCASPRDSRSLMFAMPKHKKYGYLELLDVSGLITTDGSSSWSEREWRKKLKELTGTRMLDMEAAGDTASQSSKRLSQGGQSKPRVGFASDDGSSGRSSRSMSVTRPGSRTDSAPPDANRERAPYAMAGHGKHTRNISDTQLENHSPYPYDMDHHAVGPSAMRPADRARTFASDLAPTPERVSSEDEYPRGMTGYNLNEMQRMMTPEPVAPPPAFAHGAESRPYPKPQPSPELRREHNRLSDTTLSQLANAGGLGPGGYPDEQLRGDYAMSPQSGYNGPRGQPVQTKTTSAVIMESDANYNGSREVLTAPTTYQGSPGSLPPRLDSLQNQSDSPLKHSVLGPDSNTTRHMNSGPSTGPCPTDSDMRPAMSQKSHGNQTTQSSGPPSGRQTPPPSRADMAFNFPERSPIHRKPLPARTTSLQHKNQEPVSPISFSPPLPNRSESHFDDGASTVSPDYASTHRGSIELPVRSTERPRIGVLKSTGEDAPVSGVKAGEGYKIPDIDFGRTLNYGALPPGKVLSAPGSSHGADSGSGMESPRHATTPSGRKSPGPGPAYCHRRQESSDSFRRSVAWQPGVVAGPSTSIDRSISPEQFVQQRATMHQRNPSGYTLNEFRAGTPTSPYKRPNSNPASHSRSNSADLLSSGRPVSQAGMLALSSGEVSSHLSAREQEHVARMTGSPLIAIAGNKNAPQAKVGLVGAIEARERERAQMRQGIGGQAVAHAIDQRNREQHQQAQRAAQAAFAQQQAHFAAQYQGSPRPQFPLQYGPQSWPHQGMSQHGSLSGAPPVNQAFASGGGWGQQGQIGLGMSNSPPPQAPFAAATVPGGPRSGTPGRMTFQGQAF